Proteins encoded in a region of the Uloborus diversus isolate 005 chromosome 1, Udiv.v.3.1, whole genome shotgun sequence genome:
- the LOC129219056 gene encoding neurensin-1-like, whose product MQYTILRSLLFNAHGMQSKNEKSTLLGGDEPEQKEIVDQSKGARPKVRNPKEAKRRRYASKQAKSLSKPKLLESVSETEESQSLLSRSSKTESDLNSKGQEFFGVRSYVHTFYEAMAMDNVPDEPRCHFYSGNFRTPLRKRRKQVLCWRLTFFTGLLILCVGLTAILVGFLVPRRKEVVNIQEDIEIIDRVDQAFNRDLQLCKVVGIALFCTGGLIVAAVLLAMIAKMPKRDDPVEEIPMTEPDRGPTSPVGTKVPATEELKPVQPKRMDAEKLVMTHAGLCQLP is encoded by the exons ATGCAATACACGATACTGCGAA GTTTGCTTTTCAATGCCCATGGTATGCagtcgaaaaatgaaaaatcaactctACTAGGAGGAGACGAGCCTGAACAGAAAGAAATA GTTGATCAATCAAAAGGTGCTAGACCAAAAGTTCGCAATCCTAAGGAAGCCAAACGCAGACGTTACGCCTCAAAACAAGCTAAAAGTCTATCAAAACCCAAACTTTTGGAAAGCGTATCTGAGACCGAAGAATCGCAATCTTTGCTGTCCAGAAGTTCCAAGACAGAATCGGATTTAAATAGCAAAGGACAAGAGTTTTTCGGTGTACGATCCTACGTTCACACATTCTACGAAGCCATGGCTATGGACAATGTTCCAGACGAACCCAGATGTCACTTCTACAGTGGCAATTTTCGAACGCCGCTGAGGAAGAGGCGCAAGCAAGTGCTGTGCTGGCGACTGACCTTCTTTACTGGCCTGCTGATTCTGTGCGTGGGTCTGACAGCGATCCTGGTCGGATTCCTGGTGCCAAGAAGAAAGGAGGTGGTTAACATCCAAGAAGACATCGAGATCATAGATCGTGTGGATCAAGCCTTCAATCGCGATCTGCAGCTCTGCAAGGTGGTCGGAATTGCTTTGTTCTGCACGGGAGGGCTGATAGTGGCCGCAGTCCTCCTGGCCATGATCGCCAAGATGCCTAAACGTGATGACCCAGTGGAAGAGATTCCAATGACTGAGCCTGATCGTGGGCCTACTTCACCTGTGGGTACAAAGGTACCAGCAACTGAAGAACTAAAACCAGTGCAGCCGAAAAGAATGGATGCGGAAAAACTAGTCATGACTCATGCAGGTTTATGCCAATTGCCATAA